A region of the Litchfieldia alkalitelluris genome:
TTTGTGATAAATAAAATGGATGCCGTCGCCGATCTTGAGGATGAAGCAGATTTTGAGTATCATAGTCAAATTAAGAAAGAAGTAGTTATTCAGACCATTGGTGAACTTGTTTCATTAAAGGGGAATCCAGCAGTCGTTTGTATCGCAGCTGATCCATTTGAAATGGGATTAGATTATTGGAATGAACATGAAGATACGTATAAAGAGCTGTCAAGAATGGATCACCTTATGAAAAGCTTGGATCAATTTATTCACGCTTCCAAGGATCAGCTTATCCTCAATTCAGGCATGAGTGTGATTAAAGATACGATCCACCAATCTATTACAGAACTAACTCAAGTCAAAGATAATGTGCAGAAAAATAGAGATCTTTTAAGTAATCAATTAGAAGAGATTGATGAAGAACTAAGCAGTTTTGAAAGAGATATCACCAAAAAGCACAATTTGATTACTGATGAAGTCATGAACTTGCGTGAAGATATTTTATCTTATATCGTCGCAGCTAGCAGTCTTGAGGACTTGCGAGCAAAAATCACAACGAAAATCGGTGAAGAGGGCTATATCTTAAATAAGAAGATAGAAACAATCATTGAAAGACATACAGAAAGCTTAATGGAGAACCAGAAAGAGATGATCAAGAACATCGAGGCTTCGATTAAATTTCATGATCAATTACAAGACCAACTCCTTAGTATGGGAAACAAATTAGGAGGGAAATTTGTAAAAGCATTGAGTGGTGCATCAACGAAGGCGATCTCGCAAACGATCTTGAAGGTCCGTGACGTTGCTAAGCTTCCGATCAAATTTAAACCATGGGGAGCCTTGAAATGGGCGAAAGCACTAAAAACATTTGGAGCTGTATTATCAATTGCTCTTGATGCGATTTCTGGAATTGTTGAATTTATTAAAGAGCAAAAGCTAGAAAAAGGGCGGAAAGACATATCGGACCAAGTAGAAGACCTGTTTAAGGAATTCTTGAATTCCTTTACAAAAGCAGAATACATCAAAACCTACTTTCCAGTAGTTGAGTTAAAGCAGACATTCCGCGAAGACAAGCAAAACATTCTTCATGCCTATGACGAAACAATTGAAAAAATAGAGCAGCATGTAAGTGAACTAGAACAATTATAAAAGGAAGCACGGGAAGCACGGGGACGGTTCTCGTGCTTCTTTGTTAGCACAAATGGAAGCAGGAGAACCGTCCCCGTGCTCCCCCGACAAAATTCGGGTGGTGACAGGCACCAAACACTCGAATTTTGTCGAAATGTTTTGAAAGAAAATTCTACTTTCCTATTGTTTTTGTTTTTAAGAAAGTGTTAATTTAGTATAATAGTAGTGTTTATAGGTAAAAATATCCTTTTTAATACAACTAAATGTCTAAAAGGTAGGTGAATAATCTATAAAAAAAGTTCTATGGTTTTTTGTACTTACTTCTCTCATTCTCATTGCTTATTCCTCGTATTCCATCCTAGGACACTTCAACAAGTATCAAGAATCTGCTAAGAAGTATGAGGGGTTGAAGGAAGTTTACTCAATAGTTTCTGAGAAGGGATCACTTGGAAGAGAAGAAAAAAGTGATGAAGATAAACATGAGTTAGTTCAGATTAATGATGACTATATGGGCTGGATTTCGATTAATAACACAAAGATAGATTACCCAGTTGTTAAGGGGAAAGACAATAGCTATTATCTCACACATAACTTTTATAAAGAACAAGATTTTGCTGGGGCTATTTTCATGGACTATCGGAATTCCGCAGAAAAGCTCGATCAACATTTGATTGTGTATGGTCATCATATGAAGGATAAGAGTATGTTCGGAGATCTTCCGAAGTATACGGACCAAGCCTTCTTTGAGAAAAATAAACTCATTCACTTTGATTTCCAAGGACGTACATATGAGTGGGAAATCTTTTCAGTCTATGTTGTAGATAGCACTGATTTACTGCCCACTGAGTTCCAATCTGCCAACGAGTTTGAGGAATTTGGAAGTCAGCTACAACAGAAATCGGTCATCTCTACTTCAACGATGGTAGAAGAAGGAGACCACATACTCACGTTATTTACTTGTACAAATGTAAATGAACTTGAACGAATGATCGTTCATGCAAAACTTATAAACTAGGAAGTAGGGATTTTAAAAAAATGAAACGTTGTTTAAGTCATAGTCTAATTTTAGTACTTACTCTTTTCTTTATTTTCGGACAGCAAGTAAATATATTTGCTGAGGATAGTTCAGAGGAACTTGTGGTAGAAATATCAACGGATAAAGATACATATGAAATAGGAGAGAACATTGAATATACAATCAAGGTAGCTAATCAATCCGAGTTGATTGCTAAGGATCTTGTCGTAACTACGACACTCCCAGAAGGGTTAGAAGTGACAAGCACCGAGGCGGAAAAAGAAAAGAATCAGCTTAGTTGGAATGTAGAAAAAATCAGTCCAAAGAGTGATACCTCTCTCACATTTCAGGCTATTGCAAAGGAAACTGGAAAACCGACACCTCCTGACGAAACAGATGTGAAAGAGCCTGGCGATGATCCAAAGAAAGACCAAGACGATAAACCTGAGGAAGACCCACCCCAATCAGAAGATAAAGAAGATGAAGTTACAACAGGGGGAAGCAAGCCAACGCCAACAGGTAGTTCACCACAAACGGGTGATAACACAAGCATTACAACGTTTGTTGTCATATTAATTGGAGCAATGTCTGTACTAATTGCCTCATTTATCATTTTGTATAAAAAGCGTAATAAAAATGTAGTAACATTCATTTTAATTGCGTCACTAATCACGCCTTCTTTTACAGGAATGGCCAGAGCGGAAGAAAACGAAAACGAAAACGAACCTACAAAAAGTGTTGTTGAAGCAACTCACACACTTATGATTAATGAAAAAGAATATGAAATCGT
Encoded here:
- a CDS encoding LeoA/HP0731 family dynamin-like GTPase, translating into MTITTFLDEKQSVLNKLTQLKKKVEQFQEMDIEMGDLKLKIDQSIKNIEDEKFVIAVFGAFTDGKSTILKSITKQNNIAIAPEPTTDKVTFYHLDDHQLGKDFVIVDTPGLFSEHMLHTEKTKKFISEANVVIYTVDSVNPLKDSHHNTIKWLFDDLDKLDSTIFVINKMDAVADLEDEADFEYHSQIKKEVVIQTIGELVSLKGNPAVVCIAADPFEMGLDYWNEHEDTYKELSRMDHLMKSLDQFIHASKDQLILNSGMSVIKDTIHQSITELTQVKDNVQKNRDLLSNQLEEIDEELSSFERDITKKHNLITDEVMNLREDILSYIVAASSLEDLRAKITTKIGEEGYILNKKIETIIERHTESLMENQKEMIKNIEASIKFHDQLQDQLLSMGNKLGGKFVKALSGASTKAISQTILKVRDVAKLPIKFKPWGALKWAKALKTFGAVLSIALDAISGIVEFIKEQKLEKGRKDISDQVEDLFKEFLNSFTKAEYIKTYFPVVELKQTFREDKQNILHAYDETIEKIEQHVSELEQL
- the srtB gene encoding class B sortase produces the protein MKKVLWFFVLTSLILIAYSSYSILGHFNKYQESAKKYEGLKEVYSIVSEKGSLGREEKSDEDKHELVQINDDYMGWISINNTKIDYPVVKGKDNSYYLTHNFYKEQDFAGAIFMDYRNSAEKLDQHLIVYGHHMKDKSMFGDLPKYTDQAFFEKNKLIHFDFQGRTYEWEIFSVYVVDSTDLLPTEFQSANEFEEFGSQLQQKSVISTSTMVEEGDHILTLFTCTNVNELERMIVHAKLIN